Proteins co-encoded in one Paraburkholderia edwinii genomic window:
- a CDS encoding BON domain-containing protein: MKFPVQKLFASRTLAACVAVAASFISVAALAQTAQADEQPTRASIRKANHRLEHNVRTAITRAKIPGADIRIVARGGKVTLDGTVPDQAMVQPAGTAAGTVAGVTSVQNLLTMREAGH, encoded by the coding sequence GTGAAATTCCCGGTTCAGAAGCTGTTCGCATCCCGTACCCTTGCAGCCTGCGTGGCCGTCGCCGCGTCCTTCATCAGCGTGGCCGCGCTCGCGCAAACCGCGCAAGCCGACGAGCAGCCGACCCGTGCAAGCATTCGTAAGGCAAACCATCGCCTCGAGCACAACGTGCGCACGGCGATCACGCGCGCGAAAATTCCCGGCGCCGATATCCGTATCGTCGCGCGCGGCGGCAAGGTCACGCTCGACGGCACCGTTCCCGATCAAGCCATGGTGCAGCCCGCCGGCACAGCCGCAGGCACGGTGGCGGGCGTCACATCGGTGCAGAATCTGCTGACGATGCGCGAAGCCGGGCACTGA
- a CDS encoding alpha/beta fold hydrolase yields the protein MRAKLNGTQLYFDIDGAGQRASGGHLIDKPTLIALHGGLGFDHVYLRDGLGPLRHDAQVIYVDLRGQGRSGRPALASCTLEQMSDDIAALCDMLDIERAFVFGHSAGGFVAMHTALRHPSLVQGLILCGTSPTVAPLPDYEGDPAPTLASRGNREALEVMARISSGDITTQTMDDFAKIVGPLHTTPSRPEIFPRIFAASSTTIEMIRHFMQSIAPTYDLRPMLERIAAPTLAIVGRHDWVCPPRASRAIARGIPGARLVEFNDSGHFLFSEEPEKFRELAIGFMTAHATQT from the coding sequence ATGCGCGCAAAGCTCAACGGCACACAACTCTATTTCGACATCGACGGCGCCGGTCAGCGCGCATCGGGCGGCCATCTGATCGACAAACCGACCTTGATCGCGCTGCATGGCGGCCTCGGCTTCGATCACGTGTATCTGCGCGACGGACTCGGCCCGCTGCGCCACGACGCGCAGGTAATCTACGTCGACTTGCGCGGCCAGGGGCGCTCCGGGCGGCCCGCGCTCGCGTCGTGCACGCTCGAGCAGATGTCCGACGATATTGCCGCGCTGTGCGACATGCTCGACATCGAGCGAGCATTCGTGTTCGGCCATTCGGCGGGCGGCTTCGTCGCGATGCATACGGCGCTGCGCCACCCGTCGCTCGTGCAAGGGCTGATCCTGTGCGGCACGTCGCCGACCGTGGCGCCGCTGCCCGACTATGAAGGCGACCCTGCGCCGACGCTCGCGTCGCGCGGCAACCGTGAAGCGCTCGAGGTCATGGCGCGCATCTCAAGCGGCGACATCACGACGCAGACCATGGATGACTTCGCGAAGATTGTCGGGCCGCTGCACACCACGCCTTCGCGGCCCGAAATCTTCCCGCGCATCTTCGCGGCGTCGAGCACGACGATCGAGATGATCCGGCATTTCATGCAGTCGATCGCGCCGACCTACGATCTGCGACCGATGCTCGAACGCATCGCGGCGCCGACGCTTGCGATCGTCGGGCGCCACGACTGGGTGTGCCCGCCGCGAGCGAGCCGCGCGATCGCGCGAGGCATACCGGGCGCACGGCTCGTCGAATTCAACGATTCGGGCCACTTTCTGTTCTCCGAAGAACCCGAGAAATTTCGCGAGCTCGCGATCGGGTTTATGACGGCTCACGCGACTCAAACGTAA
- a CDS encoding copper-binding protein codes for MKKSMILSAAFVAAAASIGVALADDMSGMNMSNGAMMNHSASSKHNALTDATVKGVDATSGMVTLKHGALTNVGMPAMTMAFKAKDAAMLSSVKEGDNVKVRVENVNGTMTIVKMTK; via the coding sequence ATGAAGAAGTCGATGATTCTGTCCGCTGCATTTGTCGCCGCTGCCGCAAGCATCGGGGTGGCTCTTGCCGATGACATGAGCGGCATGAACATGAGCAATGGCGCGATGATGAACCACTCGGCCTCAAGCAAACATAACGCACTGACCGATGCGACCGTCAAGGGTGTCGATGCGACGAGCGGCATGGTGACGCTCAAGCACGGGGCGCTGACCAATGTAGGCATGCCCGCGATGACGATGGCGTTCAAGGCGAAAGATGCGGCGATGCTGAGCAGCGTCAAGGAAGGCGACAACGTGAAGGTGCGAGTCGAGAACGTGAACGGCACCATGACCATCGTGAAGATGACGAAGTAG
- a CDS encoding efflux RND transporter permease subunit: MIARIIRWSIQNRFLVLLATVLVVAWGVYSLRETPLDALPDLSDTQVIIKASYPGKAPQVIEDQVTYPLTTTLLGVPGAKTIRAYSSFGDAFVYVLFDDKIDQYWARSRVLEYLNQVQSRLPPGATVSLGPDATGVGWVYEYALVDRTGHHDLGQLRALNDWFLKFELKAVPDVSEVASIGGMVQQYQVVLDPDKLRAYGITEQQVADALKKANQESGGSVVELAESEYMVRSSGYLHTLDDFRNVVLRTNDAGTPVLLGDVARIQIGPEMRRGIAELNGQGEVTGGVIVMRSGKNALTTIEGVKAKLADLKRSLPPGVEIVTTYDRSQLIERAVDNLTDKLIEEFIIVGLVCAVFLFHLRSAFVAILSLPLGVLAAFIVMRYQGVNANLMSLGGIAIAIGAMIDAAIVMIENAHKHLEAYEHEHPDEPITTAQRWEVVATAAAEVGPALFFSLLIITLSFIPVFSLEGQEGKLFSPLAFTKTYTIAAAAGLSVTLVPVLMGYLIRGRIPHETSNPINRVLVKLYRPLLNGTLRRPWFVIGLAAVALALTVVPLSHLGGEFMPPLDEGDLLYMPTALPGISASKASELLQQTDRLIKTVPEVKTVFGKSGRADTATDPAPLEMFETTIQFKPRSEWRPGMTPQKLVDELDRTVKVPGLSNVWVPPIRNRLDMLSTGIKTPVGVKVSGPELKQIDQVAAQIEGAVKGVPGVTSALAERLNGGHYIDVDIDRQAAARYGLAVGDIQDVVSSAVGGDNVGEVIAGRERFPINIRYPRGVRDSVDKLRELPVVTDRGAQITLGDVAHIAIEDGPPMIRSENARLSGYVYIDIRNVDLETAVKAMQQAVAQKVTLPPGYSIEWSGQFEYLERAAAKLRLVIPVTLVVIFVMLFLTFNSAADALLLMSTVPFALVGGFWLIWILGHAVSVATAVGFIALTGVAAEFGVVMLLYLKEALNRRLKAGEPLNEATLTDAIREGAVLRVRPKAMTVAVVLAGLIPIMIGHGAGSEVMQRIAAPMVGGMITAPLLSMFVIPAAWLLLQRRRLPRSREVSKTFAVQTGTRVPSSPIGASVPHTHTGETL; this comes from the coding sequence ATGATCGCACGCATCATCCGTTGGTCCATCCAGAACCGCTTTCTCGTGCTGCTCGCGACTGTGCTGGTGGTCGCGTGGGGCGTGTATTCACTGCGTGAAACACCACTCGATGCGTTGCCCGATCTGTCGGATACGCAGGTGATCATCAAGGCATCGTATCCGGGCAAGGCGCCGCAGGTGATTGAAGATCAGGTGACGTATCCGCTCACCACCACCTTGCTCGGCGTGCCCGGCGCGAAGACGATCCGCGCCTACTCGTCGTTCGGCGACGCCTTCGTCTATGTGCTGTTCGACGACAAGATTGACCAGTACTGGGCGCGCTCACGCGTGCTCGAATATCTGAACCAGGTGCAAAGCCGTCTGCCGCCGGGCGCGACCGTCTCGCTCGGGCCGGACGCGACCGGCGTGGGCTGGGTGTACGAGTACGCGCTCGTCGATCGAACCGGCCATCACGACCTCGGCCAGCTACGCGCGCTCAACGACTGGTTCCTGAAGTTCGAACTGAAGGCGGTCCCGGATGTGTCGGAAGTGGCGAGCATCGGTGGCATGGTGCAGCAGTATCAGGTCGTGCTTGATCCGGACAAGCTGCGCGCGTATGGCATCACGGAACAGCAGGTGGCCGACGCATTGAAGAAGGCGAACCAGGAATCCGGCGGCTCGGTCGTCGAACTCGCTGAGTCGGAATACATGGTGCGCTCGTCCGGTTATCTGCATACGCTCGACGACTTCCGCAACGTCGTGCTGCGCACCAACGATGCGGGCACACCCGTTTTGCTCGGCGACGTGGCGCGCATCCAGATCGGCCCCGAAATGCGCCGCGGCATCGCCGAGCTGAATGGACAAGGCGAAGTGACGGGCGGCGTGATCGTGATGCGCTCCGGCAAGAACGCGCTGACCACAATCGAAGGCGTGAAGGCGAAACTCGCGGACCTCAAGCGCTCGCTGCCGCCCGGTGTCGAAATCGTCACGACGTACGACCGCTCACAGCTGATCGAACGCGCGGTGGACAACCTGACGGACAAGCTGATCGAGGAATTCATCATCGTGGGGCTCGTCTGCGCGGTCTTTCTGTTCCACCTGCGCAGCGCGTTCGTCGCGATTCTCTCGTTGCCGCTCGGCGTGCTCGCCGCCTTTATCGTGATGCGCTATCAGGGCGTCAACGCGAACCTGATGTCGCTGGGCGGCATTGCCATTGCAATCGGCGCGATGATCGATGCGGCAATCGTGATGATCGAGAACGCGCACAAGCACCTGGAGGCCTATGAGCATGAACACCCGGACGAACCCATCACAACGGCGCAACGCTGGGAGGTGGTTGCGACCGCGGCGGCGGAAGTCGGTCCGGCACTGTTCTTCTCGCTGCTGATCATCACGCTGTCGTTCATTCCGGTGTTTTCGCTGGAGGGGCAGGAAGGCAAGCTGTTCTCGCCGCTGGCCTTCACGAAGACCTACACGATCGCGGCCGCCGCCGGACTGTCGGTGACGCTCGTGCCGGTACTGATGGGCTATCTGATACGCGGCCGTATCCCGCATGAAACCAGCAATCCGATCAACCGTGTGCTGGTGAAGCTGTATCGTCCGCTGCTCAACGGCACCTTGCGACGGCCGTGGTTCGTGATCGGGCTCGCTGCAGTCGCGCTCGCGCTCACTGTCGTTCCGCTCTCGCATCTGGGCGGCGAATTCATGCCACCGCTCGACGAAGGCGACCTGCTGTATATGCCGACAGCGCTGCCTGGCATCTCGGCCTCGAAAGCGTCCGAACTGCTGCAGCAGACCGACCGGCTGATCAAGACGGTGCCGGAAGTGAAGACGGTATTCGGCAAGTCCGGCCGCGCGGACACCGCGACCGACCCGGCGCCGCTCGAGATGTTCGAGACGACGATCCAGTTCAAGCCGCGCAGTGAATGGCGGCCGGGTATGACGCCCCAGAAGCTTGTCGACGAGCTCGACCGGACAGTGAAGGTGCCGGGGCTCTCGAATGTCTGGGTGCCGCCGATTCGCAACCGGCTCGACATGCTGTCGACCGGTATCAAGACGCCGGTGGGCGTCAAGGTTTCCGGGCCGGAGCTGAAGCAGATCGATCAGGTTGCCGCGCAGATCGAAGGCGCGGTGAAGGGCGTACCGGGCGTCACGTCGGCGCTCGCGGAGCGACTGAACGGCGGACACTACATCGACGTCGATATCGACCGGCAGGCAGCGGCCCGCTACGGGCTCGCGGTGGGCGATATCCAGGACGTCGTGTCGTCGGCGGTCGGCGGCGATAACGTCGGCGAAGTGATTGCGGGCCGCGAGCGTTTCCCGATCAATATCCGCTATCCGCGAGGCGTGCGGGACTCGGTCGACAAACTGCGCGAGTTGCCGGTCGTCACCGATCGTGGCGCGCAGATTACGCTTGGTGACGTTGCGCACATCGCGATCGAGGATGGTCCGCCGATGATTCGCAGCGAAAACGCGAGGCTATCCGGCTACGTCTATATCGACATCCGGAACGTGGATCTCGAAACCGCCGTGAAGGCGATGCAGCAGGCCGTCGCGCAGAAGGTCACGCTGCCGCCCGGCTATTCGATCGAGTGGTCCGGACAGTTCGAATACCTCGAGCGCGCAGCGGCGAAACTGCGCCTGGTGATTCCGGTCACGCTGGTCGTGATCTTCGTGATGCTGTTCCTCACGTTCAACTCGGCCGCCGACGCGCTGCTATTGATGTCGACGGTGCCGTTCGCGCTGGTCGGCGGATTCTGGCTGATCTGGATCCTCGGCCATGCGGTGTCGGTGGCGACCGCGGTGGGCTTTATCGCGCTAACGGGTGTGGCCGCGGAATTCGGCGTGGTCATGCTGTTGTACCTCAAGGAAGCGCTGAACCGCCGCCTGAAGGCAGGCGAACCGCTGAACGAAGCGACCCTGACCGACGCGATCCGCGAGGGCGCGGTGTTGCGCGTGAGGCCCAAAGCGATGACGGTCGCAGTCGTGCTCGCAGGCCTCATTCCGATCATGATCGGCCATGGCGCCGGCTCCGAAGTGATGCAGCGGATTGCCGCGCCGATGGTCGGCGGGATGATCACCGCGCCGCTGCTGTCGATGTTTGTCATTCCCGCGGCGTGGCTGTTATTGCAGCGCCGCCGTCTGCCGCGTAGCCGTGAAGTATCGAAAACTTTTGCAGTCCAGACCGGCACGCGAGTGCCCTCGTCCCCTATTGGCGCGTCCGTGCCGCATACCCACACTGGAGAAACACTATGA
- a CDS encoding efflux RND transporter periplasmic adaptor subunit gives MNRKLIVPIVASVLSVFAGVALLAAGYFIGVHRAASTRPMPAMAATAASGDKVDPQAGRKVLYWHDPMVPNQHFDKPGKSPFMDMQLQPVYADDGGGSTGIRINPGLQQDLGIRYATVHRRETSEGFDAIGTTQFDESQADVVQSRVNGYIDHLYASAPMQRIAKGAPVASLFAPDWLAPQEEYLSLKRGGMDDALLQASRARMRAMSIPEGVIASLDRTGRAQTHIVLSSPESGVVSELNVRDGAMVTPGQTLAKVAGLSKLWLIVEIPEALALEARPGMRVDATFSGDPTRHFTGRIREILPGISTTSRTLQARLEIDNGDGRLTPGMLMRAHVSGAKTVSRLLVPSEAVITTGKRSVVIVKNSDGRLQPATVTVGNDVGNETEVLGGLNDGDTVVASGQFLIDSEASLKSVLPRIEGASAPASAPVSGSGATGPMSDTAASTTTASGASAPTSASTAGAAPTYETTGKVEQVTPTGMTFSHQPIPALGWPAMTMSFNKPAPNAFADVKVGDTVHFVFKQSDDGYRLTKVEPAGGAK, from the coding sequence ATGAACAGGAAGCTAATCGTACCGATCGTCGCGTCGGTGCTTTCGGTGTTTGCGGGCGTGGCGTTGCTAGCAGCAGGCTATTTCATCGGCGTGCATCGCGCGGCGTCGACGCGTCCCATGCCCGCAATGGCCGCGACTGCGGCCTCGGGCGACAAGGTCGACCCGCAAGCGGGGCGCAAGGTGCTGTACTGGCACGACCCGATGGTACCGAACCAGCACTTCGACAAGCCGGGCAAATCACCGTTTATGGATATGCAGCTGCAGCCTGTCTATGCGGACGATGGCGGCGGCAGCACCGGCATCCGCATCAATCCGGGCTTGCAGCAGGACCTCGGTATCCGTTATGCGACCGTGCATCGGCGCGAAACGAGCGAAGGGTTCGACGCGATCGGCACCACGCAGTTCGACGAATCGCAGGCTGACGTCGTGCAGTCGCGCGTGAACGGCTATATCGACCATCTGTATGCGAGTGCACCGATGCAGCGCATCGCGAAGGGCGCGCCGGTCGCATCGCTGTTCGCGCCCGACTGGCTCGCGCCGCAGGAGGAATATCTGTCGCTCAAGCGCGGCGGTATGGACGATGCATTGCTGCAGGCCTCGCGTGCGCGCATGCGTGCGATGTCGATTCCCGAAGGTGTGATCGCGAGCCTCGATCGCACAGGCCGCGCGCAGACGCATATCGTGCTGTCGTCGCCCGAAAGCGGCGTCGTCAGCGAACTGAACGTGCGCGACGGCGCGATGGTGACGCCGGGTCAAACGCTCGCGAAAGTAGCGGGCCTGTCGAAGCTGTGGCTGATCGTTGAGATTCCGGAGGCACTCGCACTCGAGGCGCGGCCCGGCATGCGCGTCGATGCGACCTTCAGCGGCGATCCGACCCGGCACTTCACGGGCCGCATTCGCGAAATCCTGCCGGGCATCAGCACGACGAGCCGCACGCTACAGGCTCGGCTCGAGATCGACAACGGCGATGGCAGGCTCACACCCGGCATGTTGATGCGCGCGCATGTAAGCGGCGCGAAAACGGTATCGCGCCTGCTCGTGCCGTCCGAAGCCGTGATTACCACCGGCAAGCGCTCGGTCGTGATCGTGAAAAACAGCGACGGACGCCTGCAGCCTGCCACTGTGACGGTCGGCAACGACGTCGGCAACGAAACCGAAGTGCTGGGCGGCCTGAACGATGGCGACACGGTCGTTGCATCGGGGCAGTTCCTGATCGATTCGGAAGCGAGTTTGAAGTCGGTGCTGCCGCGTATTGAAGGTGCATCGGCACCGGCGTCCGCACCGGTGTCGGGATCGGGCGCGACGGGCCCGATGAGCGATACAGCTGCAAGCACTACGACCGCATCCGGCGCGTCCGCTCCCACGTCGGCATCGACTGCCGGCGCGGCCCCGACCTACGAGACCACCGGCAAGGTCGAACAGGTCACGCCGACGGGCATGACGTTCTCGCATCAACCGATACCCGCGCTCGGCTGGCCCGCGATGACGATGTCGTTCAACAAGCCCGCGCCGAATGCGTTCGCAGACGTGAAGGTCGGCGACACCGTGCACTTCGTCTTCAAACAGTCCGACGACGGCTATCGGCTCACGAAAGTGGAACCCGCAGGAGGCGCCAAATGA
- a CDS encoding TolC family protein: MLFPFSPARSRRVALRVMLRLIALAAFVMLGTRAAYSQGAGMTLDEALQVAQDRSSSIEATQAAVRGDSAVVVKAGQLPNPTLKLSVEDLPINGPQAFTIGQDDFTMRGIGIEQEWVSPTKRRLRTALANRTVDQGRTTYLEKLAEVRQQTAMAWLNAVFAKKSVALNQALVDHLKDELAARQASYRGAQGSASDIAQARVTLGNARDALIDAQQDEKAALIELSRWTAAGNVLQVADNTPSLESSVSGMSAEQLDQVQPLLIAARTAISVADAATDVARSDRSPNWTWGLTYFKRGGNFSDYVSLGVSIPLPINRKNLEDRDVEQKSQMGTQARLTYEDTERQVMAGIQTLATKLASGRERLANLQQTVLPAADQKVQLANAAYRSGTGSLADAFEARHMQLETQLQVLNIERQVSLVWAGLEYQVLPPELIAAAGQ, encoded by the coding sequence ATGCTTTTCCCGTTTTCGCCGGCGCGTAGCCGGCGCGTCGCGTTGCGCGTGATGTTGCGTCTGATCGCGCTCGCGGCATTCGTCATGCTCGGCACCCGTGCCGCTTACTCGCAGGGCGCGGGCATGACACTCGACGAGGCGCTTCAGGTCGCGCAAGACCGCTCGTCGTCAATCGAGGCCACGCAAGCAGCCGTGCGCGGTGACTCGGCCGTCGTCGTCAAGGCAGGACAGTTGCCGAATCCGACCTTGAAGCTGAGCGTCGAAGACCTGCCGATCAACGGACCGCAAGCGTTCACCATCGGGCAGGACGACTTCACGATGCGCGGCATCGGCATCGAGCAGGAGTGGGTGTCGCCGACGAAGCGCCGTCTTCGCACGGCGCTCGCCAATCGCACGGTCGATCAGGGCCGGACGACTTACCTGGAAAAGCTCGCTGAGGTTCGCCAGCAAACCGCGATGGCGTGGCTCAATGCCGTCTTCGCAAAGAAGTCCGTTGCGCTGAACCAGGCGCTGGTCGATCACCTGAAGGACGAACTTGCCGCCCGGCAGGCCTCGTACCGTGGCGCGCAGGGCAGCGCGTCGGATATCGCGCAGGCGCGCGTGACGCTCGGCAATGCACGCGACGCGCTGATCGATGCGCAACAGGATGAGAAAGCCGCGCTGATCGAACTGTCGCGCTGGACCGCGGCCGGCAATGTGCTGCAAGTGGCCGACAACACTCCGTCGCTCGAATCGTCCGTATCGGGCATGAGCGCCGAGCAGCTCGATCAGGTGCAGCCGTTGCTGATTGCCGCACGCACGGCGATCTCCGTTGCGGACGCGGCGACCGACGTCGCCCGCAGCGACAGAAGTCCCAACTGGACCTGGGGACTGACCTATTTCAAACGCGGCGGCAATTTCTCCGATTACGTGTCGCTCGGCGTGTCGATTCCATTGCCGATCAACCGCAAAAACCTTGAGGACCGCGACGTCGAACAAAAATCGCAGATGGGTACGCAGGCGCGGCTCACTTACGAAGACACCGAGCGGCAGGTGATGGCGGGGATTCAGACGCTCGCGACGAAGCTCGCCAGCGGCCGCGAACGGCTCGCCAATCTGCAGCAGACCGTATTGCCCGCCGCCGATCAGAAAGTGCAGCTGGCCAACGCGGCCTACCGGTCGGGGACGGGCTCGCTCGCCGATGCGTTCGAAGCGCGGCACATGCAGCTCGAAACGCAGCTTCAGGTGCTCAATATCGAGCGGCAGGTGTCGCTTGTCTGGGCCGGTCTCGAATATCAGGTCCTGCCGCCGGAACTGATCGCGGCCGCTGGCCAATGA
- a CDS encoding copper chaperone PCu(A)C, whose translation MKITRALLLLTASFACAGSAVAAPGSMMVSGCWIRLLPGDLPSGGYFSAMNMGQKPVDLLRVQTDAYGSAMLHQTVSNGSTSKMDMVDKVSVPADGTLAFKPGGYHVMLEQPKRPLKIGDRIPFTFVFSDGEHLQAECETKSPATMGH comes from the coding sequence TTGAAGATCACACGAGCATTGCTTCTGCTTACGGCATCGTTCGCATGCGCGGGAAGTGCGGTAGCGGCTCCCGGGTCGATGATGGTGTCCGGCTGCTGGATCCGGCTGTTGCCTGGCGATCTGCCGTCGGGCGGCTATTTTAGCGCCATGAACATGGGCCAGAAGCCGGTCGACCTGCTTCGCGTTCAGACCGATGCGTACGGCAGCGCGATGCTGCACCAGACGGTCAGCAACGGCAGTACATCGAAGATGGACATGGTAGATAAAGTCAGTGTGCCTGCCGATGGCACGCTTGCGTTCAAGCCAGGCGGATATCACGTGATGCTGGAGCAGCCTAAACGGCCGCTCAAGATCGGCGACAGGATTCCCTTCACATTCGTCTTCAGCGACGGCGAGCATCTGCAAGCCGAATGTGAAACGAAAAGTCCGGCCACGATGGGTCACTGA
- a CDS encoding PepSY-associated TM helix domain-containing protein → MSTTVTRPPNPRTTPAAATAAGRGYRTLWRWHFYAGLFVMPFLVVLALTGTLYCFQPQIEPLLYPHRLVVEPRETPRLAEDMLLANARRALPAGSVATTARISSRTDRSAEFVFRLPDGDKQSVYVNPYDGTVLGTLSVDRRFMQLDRMIHRKLLLGKPGELLMELVACWTLVMIGTGVALWWPRAGASLRGALVPHFVLRGRPFWKSIHAALGIWLAVGALAFVVTGLPWTGSWGKQFKALATSAKLGSPQGAWGGSPLRSTIPGAKAQPMSASHASRDSDMDSMPGMTMDDLPLPQVPWAAGATRVPQSQQVGPTSLTLDQIVSQVGALGLSDGYDVALPASASGVYSVSYFPADPKLERTLYIDQYSGAILKDIRYSDYGAVGKAVSYGTSLHMGRYFGLANQLVCTVISLGLATLASTGCVMWWKRRPAGTFGAPARERAGMPMRGWKAGLIVLGLVFPLMGVTLVMVCLMDRVLFGRASRQVVV, encoded by the coding sequence ATGTCCACTACCGTAACCCGACCACCGAACCCGCGCACGACGCCGGCTGCCGCCACGGCAGCGGGCCGCGGTTATCGAACGCTGTGGCGCTGGCATTTCTATGCCGGCTTGTTCGTGATGCCGTTTCTTGTCGTGCTCGCGCTGACCGGTACGCTGTATTGCTTCCAGCCGCAGATCGAGCCGCTGCTGTATCCGCATCGGCTCGTCGTCGAGCCGCGCGAAACGCCGCGTCTTGCCGAAGACATGTTGCTCGCAAATGCACGCCGTGCACTGCCGGCAGGCTCGGTCGCGACGACCGCACGCATCTCCTCTCGCACGGACCGCAGTGCGGAGTTCGTCTTCCGCCTGCCCGATGGCGACAAACAGAGCGTGTATGTGAATCCGTACGACGGCACCGTGCTCGGCACGCTGAGCGTCGATCGCCGCTTCATGCAGCTCGACCGGATGATTCACCGAAAGCTGTTGCTTGGAAAACCGGGTGAACTGCTGATGGAACTGGTCGCCTGCTGGACGCTCGTGATGATCGGCACAGGCGTCGCGCTCTGGTGGCCCCGGGCAGGGGCGTCGCTACGTGGCGCGCTCGTGCCGCATTTTGTGCTGCGCGGCCGGCCGTTCTGGAAGAGCATACATGCCGCGCTCGGAATCTGGCTTGCCGTGGGCGCGCTCGCGTTCGTCGTCACGGGCTTGCCGTGGACCGGGTCATGGGGCAAGCAGTTCAAGGCGCTGGCGACAAGCGCAAAGCTCGGCTCGCCACAGGGCGCGTGGGGCGGTTCGCCGTTGCGTTCGACGATACCGGGCGCGAAAGCGCAGCCAATGTCCGCGTCGCATGCGTCACGCGACTCGGACATGGATTCGATGCCGGGCATGACGATGGACGATCTGCCGCTGCCGCAGGTTCCATGGGCTGCCGGTGCGACTCGCGTGCCGCAGTCGCAGCAGGTGGGTCCCACGTCATTGACCCTCGACCAGATCGTTTCGCAGGTGGGTGCGCTCGGCCTCTCCGATGGCTACGACGTCGCGTTACCCGCTTCCGCAAGCGGGGTGTACTCGGTGTCGTATTTTCCGGCCGACCCGAAGCTCGAGCGCACCCTGTACATCGATCAGTACAGCGGCGCGATACTGAAGGACATACGCTACAGCGATTACGGCGCAGTGGGGAAGGCCGTGTCTTATGGGACGTCGCTGCATATGGGCCGTTACTTCGGCCTTGCGAACCAGCTTGTCTGTACGGTGATTTCGCTTGGACTGGCGACGCTTGCGTCGACCGGCTGCGTGATGTGGTGGAAACGGCGGCCGGCCGGCACGTTTGGCGCACCGGCGCGCGAGCGCGCTGGTATGCCGATGCGGGGCTGGAAAGCCGGCCTCATCGTGCTGGGCTTGGTATTTCCGTTGATGGGCGTAACGCTGGTTATGGTCTGTCTGATGGACCGCGTGCTGTTCGGTCGCGCGTCTCGACAGGTTGTAGTCTGA